Proteins encoded together in one Oceanobacillus iheyensis HTE831 window:
- a CDS encoding MBL fold metallo-hydrolase produces MMKKMSAHELTRRILQKDELFILDVRNQSDFEEWKVEGEKLTQKNIPYFELLEGVDGLVSELPSDKDILVVCAKEGSSVMISEMLSEKGIDVFYLEGGMKAWSEHVEPIKLGDLNGKGELYQFVRIGKGCLSYMVLSNGEAAIIDSTRMIDKYTTFAKEKEVKIIHTIDTHLHADHISGGRKLAEQTGGYYWLPPRDAEEVTFHYERLQDGSQLTVGSSTIDIKAIHTPGHTIGSTSLIIDGMYLLTGDILFIDSIGRPDLAGKAKSWGDDLRDSLYNKYKDLSGELIVLPAHFMIMKELNEDGTVAKKLSKLYEENHGLNMDEEAFTKSVTTNLPPQPNSYQEIRETNLGKISPDAEQQREMEIGPNRCAIR; encoded by the coding sequence ATGATGAAAAAAATGAGTGCGCATGAATTAACACGACGCATTTTACAGAAAGATGAATTATTTATTTTGGATGTTCGTAATCAATCAGACTTTGAGGAATGGAAAGTAGAAGGTGAAAAACTTACGCAAAAGAACATACCTTATTTTGAATTATTAGAAGGTGTCGATGGTTTAGTAAGCGAACTACCTTCTGATAAAGATATTCTCGTTGTTTGTGCAAAAGAAGGTTCATCAGTCATGATATCGGAAATGCTCTCTGAAAAGGGTATAGATGTTTTTTATCTTGAAGGTGGAATGAAAGCATGGAGTGAACATGTAGAGCCAATCAAATTAGGTGATTTAAATGGTAAGGGTGAACTATATCAATTTGTGCGAATCGGAAAAGGATGTCTATCTTATATGGTTCTCTCAAATGGAGAAGCGGCAATTATTGATTCGACAAGAATGATAGATAAATATACAACATTTGCAAAAGAGAAAGAAGTGAAAATTATACACACGATTGATACGCATCTACATGCAGACCATATTTCTGGAGGTCGCAAACTGGCAGAACAAACAGGAGGGTATTATTGGCTGCCGCCACGGGATGCAGAAGAGGTGACCTTTCACTATGAAAGACTACAAGATGGCAGTCAACTAACAGTTGGATCTTCAACTATTGATATAAAAGCAATTCATACACCAGGACATACGATTGGTTCAACATCTTTGATTATTGATGGTATGTATCTATTAACAGGAGATATTTTATTTATTGATTCCATCGGACGACCAGACTTAGCCGGGAAAGCAAAAAGCTGGGGAGATGATTTAAGAGATAGCCTGTATAACAAATATAAAGATCTGTCTGGAGAATTAATCGTATTGCCTGCACATTTTATGATTATGAAAGAATTGAATGAAGACGGAACTGTAGCAAAAAAATTATCCAAGTTATATGAAGAGAATCACGGATTGAATATGGACGAAGAAGCATTTACAAAATCAGTTACCACAAATCTTCCTCCACAACCAAATTCTTATCAAGAAATTCGTGAAACCAATTTGGGTAAAATTAGCCCAGATGCAGAACAACAGCGTGAAATGGAAATTGGTCCAAACCGATGTGCTATTCGCTAA
- a CDS encoding sulfurtransferase TusA family protein — MEYLKTDHQVDAKGLACPMPIVKTKKAMNNVKAGEIIEILATDQGSKSDIQAWAKSAGHQYLGTIEEDNVLKHYLRKTTEVEKEEMIFSRTIDNDELTKKLVDYHTDQSILVDVREQAEYAFGHIPQAVSIPLGEIDNRMDQLDKDKTIYVICRTGTRSGMAAQKLIDSGYEHVINVKPGMSQWQGDIRSEL; from the coding sequence ATGGAATACTTGAAAACAGATCATCAAGTTGATGCTAAGGGATTAGCATGTCCAATGCCAATTGTAAAAACAAAAAAAGCGATGAACAATGTGAAAGCAGGAGAAATAATTGAAATTCTCGCCACTGATCAAGGTTCGAAATCGGATATACAGGCATGGGCAAAGAGTGCTGGACATCAATATCTTGGAACAATCGAAGAAGATAATGTACTCAAGCATTATTTACGAAAGACTACAGAGGTGGAAAAAGAAGAAATGATATTTTCAAGAACAATAGATAACGATGAATTAACGAAAAAGTTAGTAGACTATCATACGGATCAATCCATATTAGTAGATGTTCGTGAGCAAGCAGAGTACGCTTTTGGCCATATTCCCCAGGCAGTATCTATTCCTTTAGGAGAAATAGATAATCGAATGGACCAATTAGACAAAGACAAGACAATCTATGTTATTTGCCGAACTGGTACACGCAGCGGGATGGCAGCACAAAAGCTCATAGATAGCGGGTATGAGCATGTAATTAATGTGAAACCAGGTATGAGTCAATGGCAAGGGGATATAAGAAGCGAATTATAA
- a CDS encoding DsrE/DsrF/DrsH-like family protein, with amino-acid sequence MEKKKTTIVLFSGDYDKAMAAYIIANGAAAYDHEVTIFHTFWGLNALRKEEQVPVKKGFMERMFEKMMPRGADKMGLSKMNYGGMGPKMIKQVMNKHNAMPLPDLINLAQEQDVKLIACTMTMDLLGLQKEELLDDIEYAGVAAYIGDAEEGQINLFI; translated from the coding sequence ATGGAAAAGAAGAAAACAACGATTGTCCTGTTTAGTGGGGATTATGATAAAGCAATGGCAGCATACATTATTGCAAATGGTGCAGCAGCATATGATCATGAGGTTACTATTTTTCATACATTTTGGGGGCTAAATGCACTCCGAAAAGAAGAGCAAGTGCCTGTAAAAAAAGGTTTTATGGAAAGAATGTTTGAGAAAATGATGCCACGTGGTGCAGATAAAATGGGTCTATCTAAGATGAATTATGGTGGAATGGGCCCCAAAATGATAAAGCAAGTTATGAACAAGCATAATGCAATGCCATTACCAGATCTAATTAATCTAGCTCAAGAACAAGATGTAAAGTTAATTGCATGTACGATGACCATGGATTTACTAGGCCTTCAAAAAGAAGAATTATTAGATGACATCGAATATGCGGGTGTAGCTGCATATATTGGTGACGCTGAAGAGGGACAAATTAACTTATTTATATAA
- a CDS encoding metal-sensitive transcriptional regulator translates to MDYDVQTKNRLKRIEGQLRGVLKMMEEEKECKDIITQLSASRTAIDRTIGVLVSTNLIECVRNAEERGEDSDELVKEAVNMLVKSR, encoded by the coding sequence ATGGACTACGATGTTCAAACTAAAAATAGATTAAAACGAATTGAAGGACAACTTCGGGGAGTATTGAAGATGATGGAAGAAGAAAAAGAATGTAAAGATATTATTACTCAGTTGTCGGCAAGTCGTACTGCTATTGACCGTACGATTGGTGTATTAGTTAGTACGAACTTGATAGAGTGTGTTAGAAACGCAGAAGAACGTGGTGAGGATAGTGATGAACTAGTAAAAGAAGCTGTCAACATGCTTGTAAAAAGTAGATAA
- a CDS encoding PrkA family serine protein kinase, translating into MDIINKVRNLRDEEKRLEWEGTFADYLEIIKDRPEVAQTAHSRVYNMVKSAGVEERDGRRMYEFFGSSIFGLESAIERLVEEYFHPAAKRLDVRKRILLLMGPVSGGKSTIVSMLKRGLEHYSRTDEGAVYAIKGCPMHEDPLHLIPQHLREDFFQEYGIRIEGSLSPLNTMRLDKDYGGKIEDVKVERIFFSEDKRIGIGTFSPSDPKSQDIADLTGSIDFSTIAEFGSESDPRAYRFDGELNKANRGMMEFQEILKSDEKFLWHLLSLTQEGNFKAGRFALISADELIIAHTNESEYKSFISNKKNEALHSRMIVMPIPYNLKVSEEERIYQKMIKESDISHVHVAPHALRAAAIFSILSRLKESKKQGVDVVKKMRLYDGESVEGFNQVDVEELRKEYQDEGMDGIDPRYVINRISSTIIRKEIPSINALDVLRSLKEGLDQHPSISKDDLETYLNYISIARKEYDEIAKKEVQKAFVYSYEESAKTLMDNYLDNVEAYCNKNKLRDPLTGEEMNPDEKLMRSIEEQIGISENAKKAFREEILIRLSAYARKGKRFDYNSHERLREAIQKKLFADLKDVVKITTSSKTPDESQLKKINEVIARLIDEHGYNSVSANELLRYVGSLLNR; encoded by the coding sequence ATGGATATAATAAACAAAGTGAGAAATTTGAGAGATGAAGAAAAACGATTAGAATGGGAAGGTACATTCGCCGATTATTTAGAAATAATAAAGGATCGTCCAGAAGTTGCTCAAACCGCACATTCACGTGTATATAATATGGTTAAAAGTGCAGGGGTAGAGGAACGAGATGGTCGTAGAATGTATGAATTTTTTGGGTCATCCATTTTTGGCTTAGAGTCCGCAATCGAACGATTAGTAGAAGAGTATTTTCATCCAGCTGCCAAACGACTCGATGTTAGAAAACGTATTTTGTTATTAATGGGGCCAGTTAGTGGAGGGAAATCAACTATTGTTAGCATGTTGAAGAGAGGATTAGAACATTACTCTCGTACAGATGAAGGTGCAGTATATGCAATTAAAGGTTGTCCGATGCATGAAGATCCTCTACATTTAATTCCACAACACTTAAGAGAAGATTTTTTCCAAGAATATGGTATTCGTATTGAAGGTAGTTTATCGCCATTAAATACAATGAGATTGGATAAAGATTATGGTGGGAAAATTGAAGACGTAAAAGTAGAACGGATCTTTTTCTCTGAAGATAAAAGAATAGGGATTGGAACATTTAGTCCATCAGATCCAAAATCACAAGATATTGCTGATTTAACAGGAAGTATCGATTTTTCTACAATTGCAGAGTTCGGTTCCGAATCAGATCCGCGTGCCTATCGCTTTGATGGCGAGTTAAATAAAGCTAATCGTGGAATGATGGAATTTCAGGAAATCTTAAAAAGTGATGAGAAATTTTTATGGCATTTACTTTCTTTAACACAGGAAGGGAATTTTAAAGCTGGAAGGTTCGCTCTGATATCGGCAGACGAACTTATCATTGCGCATACAAACGAATCAGAGTATAAATCATTTATATCAAATAAGAAAAACGAAGCATTACATTCACGAATGATTGTTATGCCAATACCTTATAACTTGAAAGTAAGCGAAGAAGAGCGTATATATCAAAAAATGATTAAAGAAAGTGATATATCACATGTACATGTGGCACCACATGCTTTACGAGCAGCAGCGATTTTTTCTATATTAAGTAGATTAAAAGAATCCAAAAAACAAGGCGTAGATGTTGTTAAGAAAATGCGACTCTATGATGGGGAAAGCGTAGAAGGTTTTAATCAAGTAGATGTTGAAGAGCTGCGGAAAGAATATCAAGATGAAGGCATGGATGGAATAGATCCAAGATATGTCATTAATCGCATATCTTCTACGATTATTCGTAAAGAAATCCCATCAATTAATGCATTAGATGTTCTTCGTTCATTGAAAGAAGGTTTGGATCAACATCCATCTATTTCAAAAGATGATTTGGAAACATATTTGAATTATATCTCGATTGCACGAAAAGAATATGATGAAATTGCAAAGAAAGAAGTACAAAAAGCTTTTGTTTATTCATACGAGGAATCTGCAAAGACATTAATGGATAATTATCTTGATAATGTAGAGGCATACTGCAATAAGAATAAGCTGCGTGATCCATTGACTGGAGAAGAAATGAATCCAGATGAAAAATTAATGCGCTCGATTGAAGAACAAATAGGTATTTCAGAAAATGCGAAAAAAGCATTCCGAGAAGAAATTTTAATTCGATTATCTGCTTATGCAAGAAAAGGCAAACGTTTTGACTATAATTCGCATGAACGCTTAAGGGAAGCAATTCAGAAAAAGCTGTTTGCAGATTTAAAAGATGTGGTTAAAATCACTACCTCGTCCAAAACACCAGATGAATCACAACTTAAGAAGATTAATGAAGTTATTGCTCGTCTAATTGATGAACATGGTTATAATTCAGTTTCTGCAAATGAATTACTGCGGTATGTTGGAAGTTTATTGAATAGATAA
- a CDS encoding heme biosynthesis protein HemY — MKVKINRNAAKVLKRMLLEDGSDKKVRIYISHMHGDHAHYGMSLDTPGEHDIVVPTDKDVDIILDCREEFLDGIWIQYFFVEDEGFVITNPTKGHHHHH; from the coding sequence ATGAAGGTAAAAATTAATCGTAATGCTGCAAAGGTGTTAAAACGTATGTTGTTAGAGGACGGTTCGGATAAAAAAGTTCGTATATATATTTCTCATATGCATGGTGATCACGCTCATTATGGAATGTCTTTAGATACTCCAGGTGAACATGATATTGTTGTACCAACCGATAAAGATGTAGATATTATATTAGATTGTAGAGAGGAATTCTTAGATGGAATTTGGATTCAATACTTTTTTGTGGAAGACGAGGGATTTGTAATAACAAACCCAACAAAAGGACACCATCATCATCACTAA
- a CDS encoding MFS transporter — MNLSSRSKVAWIAIITGVTVMGDAMLFIVLPLYWQDFGLTEIWQIGVLLSINRFIRLPLNPFVGYFYKHFQLRTGVFIALILAVITTLSYGIFEGFWMLVIMRALWGVAWSFIRLGGFLTVIDVTTDNNRGWHMGMYNGLWGLGGLTGMLAGGFLVDQTSILFVTVIFSFISLLAIPVAWFVVPPNKREKKDLSVHSSVPKTKWMTPFTVLVLATGITQGFIIMGLFNSTISPLLENVYQRPIQVGTIILGVATLAGTMQAIRWSWDPFIAPAIGKMIDQRTFIYPIILVPLIGGSILLSAMAYTSSIVILILLIFLFQLLSTIFTTTTDTLAARAVVRTDRVKMMTAHTIVVDVGSALGPMVSFIILMYLPLSAVYIFASFLMITLAIFWIVFRRLELETIHAQSNIS, encoded by the coding sequence ATGAATTTATCTTCCCGTAGTAAGGTTGCATGGATTGCCATTATTACAGGCGTTACAGTTATGGGTGATGCTATGTTATTTATCGTGCTTCCGTTGTATTGGCAAGATTTTGGACTAACGGAAATATGGCAGATTGGAGTATTGCTATCGATTAACCGGTTTATTCGATTGCCATTAAATCCATTCGTAGGCTATTTTTATAAACATTTTCAACTGAGGACTGGTGTTTTTATTGCGCTCATTCTTGCCGTAATTACCACATTATCCTATGGTATCTTTGAAGGATTTTGGATGCTTGTTATTATGCGGGCCTTATGGGGAGTAGCTTGGTCGTTTATAAGATTAGGAGGATTTTTAACCGTTATAGATGTGACAACAGATAATAATCGTGGCTGGCACATGGGTATGTATAACGGATTATGGGGATTAGGTGGTCTTACCGGTATGTTGGCAGGAGGATTCCTAGTCGATCAAACTTCTATTCTATTTGTAACTGTGATATTCTCCTTCATTAGTTTACTAGCAATACCCGTAGCTTGGTTTGTTGTTCCTCCTAATAAAAGAGAGAAAAAAGATCTTTCAGTTCATAGTTCAGTACCAAAAACTAAGTGGATGACTCCTTTCACTGTACTCGTACTAGCTACAGGGATTACTCAAGGCTTTATTATTATGGGATTATTTAATTCCACTATCAGCCCTTTACTAGAAAATGTATATCAACGTCCAATACAGGTAGGAACTATTATTCTAGGGGTAGCTACGTTAGCTGGTACAATGCAAGCAATCCGATGGTCATGGGATCCATTTATTGCTCCAGCTATCGGTAAAATGATTGATCAGCGTACATTCATCTATCCAATTATACTTGTTCCGTTAATAGGTGGATCGATTCTCTTATCAGCGATGGCATATACCTCTTCCATTGTAATATTAATACTATTGATATTTTTATTTCAATTATTATCTACAATATTTACTACTACCACAGACACACTTGCAGCTCGTGCGGTCGTTCGCACGGATCGTGTTAAAATGATGACTGCCCATACGATCGTTGTAGATGTTGGTTCAGCATTAGGACCGATGGTTTCATTTATAATTTTAATGTATTTACCATTGTCTGCAGTGTATATATTTGCTAGTTTCCTAATGATAACTTTGGCCATATTTTGGATTGTATTTCGTAGGCTTGAATTAGAAACGATACATGCCCAAAGTAATATAAGTTGA
- a CDS encoding Cof-type HAD-IIB family hydrolase — MVKESSIIFFDIDGTLLTEDDKLLPSSTKDAIIQLKNLGHEVAIATGRAPFMFEDIRKELEIETYVCYNGQYVVYKGNVVYANPLKASSLDDLTQFALDRDHPIVFMNHEFMKANVPEDHDYIKESINSLKSVHYPTHDPAFYKGREIYQALLFNTVGEEKQYEDAFEDFQFIRWHEKSVDILPANGSKANGINKLLAYTNYPNERQYAFGDGLNDIEMLTEITNSVAMGNGKPEAKTAASYITKDVDKDGILHGLKMVGLL, encoded by the coding sequence GTGGTTAAAGAATCAAGCATTATATTTTTTGATATTGATGGGACACTTCTAACGGAAGACGATAAATTATTACCGTCATCAACAAAGGATGCAATAATTCAATTAAAAAACCTTGGGCATGAAGTAGCGATTGCTACTGGTCGAGCACCATTTATGTTTGAAGATATACGAAAAGAACTAGAGATTGAAACGTACGTCTGTTATAACGGTCAATATGTAGTGTATAAAGGAAATGTTGTCTATGCTAATCCACTAAAAGCAAGTTCCCTAGACGATCTTACTCAGTTCGCACTAGATCGTGATCATCCAATTGTATTTATGAATCATGAATTCATGAAAGCGAATGTACCAGAAGACCATGATTATATTAAAGAAAGTATTAACAGCTTAAAGTCAGTGCATTACCCTACTCATGATCCAGCTTTTTATAAAGGGAGAGAAATATATCAAGCACTTTTATTTAATACAGTTGGAGAAGAAAAACAATATGAAGATGCGTTCGAGGATTTCCAATTTATTCGTTGGCATGAGAAATCCGTCGACATTTTGCCGGCAAACGGTTCTAAAGCAAATGGAATTAATAAATTATTAGCTTATACGAACTATCCAAATGAAAGACAGTACGCATTTGGCGATGGACTTAATGATATTGAAATGCTCACAGAAATTACAAACAGTGTAGCGATGGGTAATGGGAAACCAGAGGCAAAAACAGCAGCAAGTTATATTACTAAAGACGTAGACAAAGATGGAATTTTACACGGATTAAAAATGGTTGGATTACTATAA